The Pseudanabaena galeata CCNP1313 genome includes a region encoding these proteins:
- a CDS encoding chlorophyll A-B binding protein: MVVTPIKNASNDNDNSKTTNKTVGFNVNPTGAGVFGFSNFAETWNGRMAMIGLVAGFTNEVLTGKGILAQVGITGGISVLFALFFTGFTVATLLGYYAVKATKDSE, encoded by the coding sequence ATGGTCGTCACACCAATTAAGAATGCATCAAATGATAACGATAATTCTAAGACCACCAACAAAACTGTTGGTTTTAATGTAAATCCTACAGGGGCAGGCGTATTTGGTTTTAGTAACTTTGCCGAAACTTGGAATGGTCGCATGGCAATGATTGGCTTAGTTGCAGGTTTTACCAATGAAGTTTTGACTGGTAAAGGAATTCTTGCTCAAGTCGGCATTACAGGCGGCATTAGTGTTTTATTTGCTCTTTTCTTCACAGGTTTTACGGTTGCCACATTGCTTGGTTACTATGCAGTCAAAGCGACTAAGGACTCAGAATAA